The following coding sequences lie in one Thalassoglobus polymorphus genomic window:
- a CDS encoding DUF1501 domain-containing protein → MLSFLPTVNQNCESISRRHALQIGSLAGLGLSLPNFLSTKAATAATSLSPKETNCILIWTRGGTSHHDTFDPKPNAPVSVRGEFGVIDTAIPGVQFTEIVPTMAKELNRFALLRSWNPQNGSHGHADQFVMSGRKFNAGVAYPTFGSVVGWQKGFKTALPPFVQLGSNVDQRFGGGMAGILGLEHNAFEVLADPNAKKFDVRDITPPQGVDANRINRRQRMLSKIDSLQAYAENQPAAFEAIDEHYQAAINMITAPETKKAFQIDEESPELRDKYGRNKFGQSCLLARRMIQSGVRFVTVTDGGWDTHANNFKSLKANRIPPVDQGLPALLEDLEDRGMLDSTLVVWLTDFGRTPNINSASGRDHWASSGFAIMAGAGVPGGSVLGATDEEGGKPIRNEYTSADIAATIYSKLGLPTDLIAHAPDGRPIRLIEGDPIREWM, encoded by the coding sequence ATGTTGAGTTTCTTGCCAACTGTCAATCAGAATTGTGAATCCATCTCCCGCCGGCATGCTTTACAGATTGGGAGCCTCGCTGGTTTGGGGTTGTCTCTACCAAATTTTCTCTCAACCAAAGCAGCGACTGCAGCGACCTCACTCTCTCCTAAAGAGACAAATTGTATTTTGATTTGGACTCGCGGAGGAACTAGCCATCACGATACGTTCGATCCAAAGCCAAATGCCCCGGTCAGCGTGCGAGGTGAGTTCGGTGTGATCGATACTGCGATCCCGGGAGTGCAGTTTACTGAAATCGTGCCAACGATGGCGAAGGAGTTGAATCGCTTTGCCTTGTTGCGAAGCTGGAATCCTCAGAATGGTTCTCACGGGCACGCCGATCAGTTTGTGATGTCGGGCCGGAAATTTAATGCGGGTGTCGCTTACCCAACATTCGGTTCGGTCGTGGGTTGGCAGAAGGGCTTCAAAACGGCGTTGCCCCCGTTTGTGCAACTTGGCAGTAACGTCGACCAGCGTTTTGGTGGCGGAATGGCGGGCATCCTCGGTTTGGAACACAACGCATTCGAAGTTCTTGCTGATCCGAACGCCAAGAAGTTCGATGTAAGAGACATCACACCACCTCAAGGTGTGGACGCGAATCGTATTAACCGTCGACAAAGAATGCTTTCGAAAATTGATTCGCTGCAAGCTTATGCAGAAAACCAACCGGCGGCATTCGAAGCGATCGACGAACACTATCAGGCAGCGATCAACATGATAACCGCTCCTGAAACGAAGAAGGCGTTTCAGATTGATGAAGAGAGTCCCGAACTACGGGATAAGTATGGTCGAAACAAATTCGGTCAAAGTTGTCTGCTTGCACGGAGGATGATTCAGTCGGGAGTTCGGTTCGTGACAGTGACTGATGGAGGCTGGGACACTCACGCGAATAATTTCAAATCTCTGAAGGCGAATCGAATTCCCCCTGTCGACCAGGGGTTGCCTGCTCTATTAGAGGATCTTGAAGACCGTGGCATGCTTGATTCGACTTTGGTCGTCTGGCTAACAGACTTCGGAAGAACACCCAACATCAACTCTGCAAGTGGTCGCGATCACTGGGCCAGTTCTGGATTTGCAATCATGGCCGGTGCGGGCGTCCCCGGAGGTTCCGTCCTCGGTGCGACCGATGAAGAAGGTGGCAAGCCAATTCGCAATGAATACACCTCGGCGGACATCGCTGCCACAATCTATTCCAAGCTCGGGCTTCCGACTGACCTTATCGCTCACGCTCCCGACGGGCGTCCTATCCGTCTGATTGAAGGCGATCCAATTAGAGAGTGGATGTAA
- a CDS encoding M14-type cytosolic carboxypeptidase: MTRIQIFALLLCCSFGSTFTHAGEIQVDINFPGGSAKVESIDQEKRVVTLSPTPHQGKGFVCWWYARISGLQTGETLTLDVGNAPWATPDQAVFSHNNESWQQTKPGLRTGKRIRYEIKVPAAEIWVAWGAPFLLEHAQRTVDLAAKHSFVEAIELCQTRGGNSTPALVITEAPESPERIGIWIQARQHAWESGSSWVCNGFVKWIVSDAPAAQELRKKALITVVPIMDVDNVQIGAGGKNQKPQDHNRDWSDEPHWKAVATAQVAIRDQDQNGNFDLFVDLHNPAAGDKHPYYFIPPKDQFPPIGRRNLKTFLEKSKEQITGPLSFKGRAIESGPKYDRNAWMYISKNWVATHTQDHVVAVTLETAWNTPESTVPNYEQVGRELGLTISKYFEQDRRSQ; this comes from the coding sequence TTGACCCGAATTCAAATTTTCGCACTCCTGCTTTGCTGCTCCTTCGGATCAACCTTTACACATGCGGGAGAGATTCAGGTCGATATCAATTTTCCTGGCGGCTCCGCGAAAGTCGAGTCAATTGATCAGGAAAAACGTGTCGTAACACTTTCTCCGACACCGCATCAGGGGAAAGGTTTCGTCTGCTGGTGGTACGCCAGAATCAGTGGGCTACAAACAGGTGAGACACTGACTCTCGACGTCGGCAACGCACCCTGGGCTACGCCTGACCAAGCAGTCTTCAGCCACAACAATGAATCATGGCAGCAAACGAAACCGGGCCTCCGTACCGGAAAAAGAATTCGATATGAGATCAAAGTCCCGGCTGCTGAAATCTGGGTTGCCTGGGGGGCCCCTTTTCTCCTGGAACATGCACAGAGGACTGTCGACCTTGCAGCGAAGCATTCCTTTGTTGAAGCGATTGAACTTTGCCAAACACGTGGCGGAAATTCGACCCCAGCGTTGGTGATTACCGAAGCTCCAGAGTCTCCGGAGCGTATTGGAATCTGGATTCAGGCGAGACAACATGCCTGGGAGTCCGGCTCCAGTTGGGTCTGCAATGGATTTGTGAAGTGGATCGTTTCTGATGCCCCAGCAGCTCAAGAACTTCGCAAGAAAGCACTCATCACGGTGGTTCCAATCATGGACGTCGACAATGTGCAGATCGGTGCCGGTGGGAAAAATCAAAAGCCACAAGACCATAATCGCGACTGGTCAGATGAACCGCACTGGAAAGCGGTTGCAACGGCTCAGGTTGCGATTCGAGATCAGGATCAGAATGGCAACTTCGATCTGTTTGTTGATCTGCATAACCCGGCAGCGGGCGACAAACATCCGTACTATTTCATTCCACCGAAAGACCAATTTCCACCGATCGGACGGCGAAACCTAAAAACGTTTCTTGAGAAATCAAAGGAACAAATCACAGGGCCGCTTTCATTCAAAGGAAGAGCGATTGAATCCGGCCCCAAATATGATCGTAACGCGTGGATGTACATCAGCAAGAACTGGGTTGCGACCCACACTCAAGATCATGTTGTCGCTGTGACTTTGGAGACGGCCTGGAACACTCCTGAGAGCACAGTCCCCAACTATGAGCAAGTCGGCCGGGAACTTGGCCTCACGATCAGTAAGTATTTCGAGCAGGATCGACGTTCCCAATAG
- a CDS encoding PSD1 and planctomycete cytochrome C domain-containing protein: protein MLRSTAFMLVLLIGRATVADQAPAVSFEKDIRPILKAACFHCHGEEGVKEGGLDVRLSRFLLEGGDSGPAFVKGKGEESYLYQRVRDGEMPPEESHQLSSEEIETIRKWIDAGAPTLREEPETLEGPLITPEELAHWSYQPIQTPEIPKVQGTELVTNPIDAFILQQLEAEGFSFTTPAERKTLIRRLKFNLTGLPPTPEEIEKFVKNDSPDAYSQLVDQWLASPHYGERWGRHWLDVAGYSDSEGYNTADKVRPDAWRYRDYVIRSFNEDKPFDRFILEQLAGDELIKSKINNLTPEDAELLAATGFLRMAPDGTGGAVDDKNLARNEVIAETLKIVTSSLMGMTVGCAQCHDHRYDPIPQADYYQLRAVFDPALDWKKWRTPAQRRVSLYTDEDRKLAAEIEKEAKKILAERTKKQDEFIQATFEKQLAKLPEELHELGRAAHATPAKKRTPEQKDLIKKHPTLNVTAGSLYLYDRKAADELKALANKANEIRKKKPKQNYVRATMELNGVVPDSYLFARGDHEQPKQKVLPSGLTVVSLTSDVPEIPENDPKFSTTGRRTALAKRLTHPNHPLTARVIVNRIWMHHFGQGLVATPTDFGQLGSKPTHPELLDWLALEFINSGWSVKHLHRLILNSTTWQQAAHRSQELAASDPENLLYGAANLRRIDAETVRDSILFVAGVLNEDVYGEPVPVMADKVGRWVLGIENLNAGRPGKVIPLRGKEHRRSVYVQSRRSRPLSVMEAFDLPQMSPNCEVRRASTATPQSLMLLNSEFALKYSKVLAERIQKEHPDNLESQIQQAWNLSYGRNAESSEVVEAQAFVGEQVKLLEGRITLKKGDVAKAIQQEALANLCQMLFSSNEFLYIN, encoded by the coding sequence ATGTTACGATCCACCGCATTCATGCTGGTTCTTTTGATTGGTCGTGCCACAGTTGCGGACCAGGCTCCAGCAGTCTCATTTGAAAAAGATATTCGTCCCATTCTCAAAGCAGCCTGCTTTCACTGTCATGGTGAAGAGGGTGTCAAAGAGGGGGGGCTCGATGTTCGGTTATCGCGATTCCTTTTGGAAGGCGGAGATTCCGGTCCCGCATTTGTGAAAGGAAAAGGAGAGGAAAGCTATCTCTATCAGCGCGTCCGTGATGGTGAGATGCCTCCGGAAGAATCGCATCAGTTGTCGTCGGAAGAAATTGAAACGATCCGCAAGTGGATCGACGCTGGCGCACCCACTCTACGAGAAGAACCAGAGACCCTTGAAGGGCCACTGATTACTCCCGAAGAACTCGCTCACTGGTCGTATCAACCGATTCAGACTCCAGAAATTCCAAAGGTGCAGGGAACGGAGCTAGTTACTAATCCCATCGACGCATTTATTCTGCAGCAACTCGAAGCAGAAGGATTTTCGTTCACAACACCTGCCGAGCGGAAAACTCTGATTCGAAGATTGAAGTTTAACTTGACAGGGTTGCCTCCCACTCCTGAGGAGATCGAAAAGTTCGTCAAGAATGACTCTCCCGATGCTTATTCGCAACTGGTTGATCAGTGGCTGGCGTCTCCGCACTATGGAGAACGTTGGGGACGACACTGGCTGGATGTTGCAGGGTATTCAGACTCAGAAGGTTACAATACTGCCGACAAGGTGCGGCCCGATGCGTGGCGGTATCGCGACTACGTCATACGGTCCTTCAACGAGGATAAACCGTTTGATCGCTTCATCCTCGAACAGCTTGCCGGCGATGAACTCATTAAGTCAAAAATCAATAACCTCACTCCTGAGGATGCTGAGTTATTAGCTGCTACAGGATTTTTGCGGATGGCTCCCGACGGAACTGGTGGAGCTGTGGACGATAAAAATCTCGCACGCAATGAGGTCATCGCCGAGACACTGAAAATTGTGACCTCTTCCTTAATGGGAATGACTGTCGGATGTGCCCAATGCCATGACCATCGTTACGATCCCATTCCGCAAGCCGATTACTATCAATTACGAGCGGTCTTTGATCCCGCACTCGATTGGAAGAAATGGCGTACACCCGCGCAGCGTCGTGTCTCTCTCTATACTGACGAAGATCGAAAACTTGCTGCAGAAATTGAAAAGGAAGCTAAAAAGATCCTGGCAGAACGAACCAAAAAACAGGACGAGTTCATCCAGGCGACTTTTGAGAAACAGTTAGCGAAGCTTCCTGAAGAGCTTCACGAGTTGGGACGTGCCGCACACGCGACCCCTGCGAAGAAACGCACACCTGAACAGAAAGATCTGATCAAAAAGCATCCCACGCTCAATGTGACTGCGGGGTCTCTCTACCTGTACGACAGGAAGGCTGCCGACGAATTAAAAGCTCTGGCAAACAAAGCGAACGAAATTCGCAAGAAGAAACCGAAGCAGAATTACGTCCGGGCAACGATGGAACTCAATGGCGTGGTTCCAGACAGCTACCTGTTCGCTAGAGGCGATCATGAACAGCCAAAACAGAAAGTGCTACCAAGTGGGCTGACAGTCGTTTCACTCACTTCAGACGTTCCTGAGATCCCGGAGAACGATCCAAAGTTCAGCACCACTGGTCGTCGAACTGCACTTGCGAAACGTTTGACGCATCCAAATCATCCTTTGACAGCCCGTGTAATTGTAAATCGAATCTGGATGCATCACTTTGGTCAGGGACTGGTTGCCACGCCGACCGATTTCGGCCAACTTGGATCGAAGCCAACGCATCCGGAATTGCTCGACTGGCTCGCCTTGGAATTCATCAATTCGGGGTGGAGTGTCAAACATCTTCACCGCTTGATTCTCAATTCGACAACCTGGCAGCAGGCTGCTCATCGCTCTCAAGAACTGGCAGCCTCCGACCCGGAAAATCTTCTGTACGGGGCCGCCAATCTACGTCGAATCGATGCCGAAACAGTCAGAGACTCGATTCTGTTTGTTGCTGGCGTCTTGAATGAAGATGTCTATGGCGAACCCGTTCCTGTGATGGCAGATAAGGTCGGTCGCTGGGTGTTGGGAATTGAAAACTTAAACGCCGGTCGACCTGGAAAAGTGATCCCTTTAAGGGGGAAAGAACACCGCCGTAGCGTTTATGTGCAATCACGTCGCAGCCGACCACTTTCAGTTATGGAAGCCTTTGATTTGCCTCAGATGTCACCCAACTGTGAAGTCCGTCGAGCTTCGACAGCGACTCCTCAGTCGCTAATGCTTCTGAACAGTGAATTTGCTTTGAAGTATTCCAAAGTGCTCGCGGAGCGGATTCAAAAGGAACACCCAGACAATCTGGAGTCGCAGATTCAGCAGGCTTGGAATCTTTCATACGGTCGGAATGCTGAAAGCTCAGAAGTCGTTGAGGCTCAAGCCTTCGTTGGAGAACAAGTCAAGTTGCTGGAAGGCCGCATCACTCTGAAAAAAGGAGATGTTGCGAAGGCCATTCAACAGGAAGCGTTGGCGAATTTGTGCCAAATGCTGTTTAGCTCCAACGAGTTCCTCTACATCAACTAA